ACTTGAACTTCCTCAGCTATCATTTCAGCAGTAATTCTTCTGTTATCACGAATAAGTCCGTCAATCCTCGATTCCAACGAGGGACCAGAAACTTCCACTGGACGTCCACATCGGGGTTCATCACCTACACTTGTTCGGCCACTTTTAAACCGATCAACTCACTTGTACAAATTCGCACGGTTCATACAACTTTTACCGTACTGTATCAACATTCTAGAAAAAATTTCACTTGGTTTTACACCTTCTGTGACTAAAAATCTAATGACTGAGCGCTGCTCTTCTAAGGTGCAATCTTCTAGTGGACTTGCCatggtgaattgaaaattttgaggttatgttgacataaaatgatgaaacaGCTGATCAGAGTATATCCCAAGGTTGCCAACTAACACCCCTGAAAAGATTGTACACATTCATtgaatagttttaaaattatagaatttgtctcTTTACTTATTGAACGACCCTCGTATAAAGGTACGAAGTGAAAATGAGATCTTAATGATCAACGCAAGTTTAAGAATTGGTAAGAATTAGTTATTAGAAATTGGTAAATATAAATGGTTTAGGACTTAGTAGTTATTAATTGTCAGGAATTGGAAAgaattagaaattaggaatttgtaaactgTGGCGACTTATCGCCTTACACTGACGAAGTGATCGAGTGTCGCGACTGTGCGCGGCGGAGCCTCTGTGTCTGCTACGGCCAAGGGTGTCcaacgaaataaaatattatttcgttCGCCTCGCTGACTGTATATTCTCTCTTTATCtctcagctttcgggttagcgtagctctTGAAGCGTACGTCGTGGACGTGGGTCCGTGATGAATCGCCGTTGAAGAGACGTTGAAATAATCCTATTTCCTCGCTGTAGTTGGTTAGATCGCGTAGATCGCGTAGATCCTTTACACGaattataaaatctaaaatGTGCTCACCGCTCTTCATGTACGCATTCGCCAGTTCGCCGCGGTAATGATCGATGGTTCGTTGTGGTCCGAAGATGTCTTTCAGCAGGTTGCACAGTTCAGCGACGGTGTCTGCTTTTTCATCTTCGACGGCGGCGGTTGCGTGTCCACTCAAACGTCCAACAATGAGTTTCACCAGCGTGCGCAGGAATAAGTTGTCGAGCTCTTTTGCATGCCCGTGTGAATGTTAACAATGTCGGTGTAGTACCGTTGAACGTAGGCACCATCTTCACGGCTTCGTTTAATGTATAACTGACGGATTCGCCTCCGACGGTGATGCTCTGTACTTCCATTCTCGCAGGAAATTCCTCGGGAACGTCTATTTTCTTCGGGATTGCACCCTGATCGTTCTCGGCGTTCCGGATTTTTGCTAATAACGCCTCGTTCTGTCGACGAGCTTGTTCCAACTCACGTTTTTCGTCGTCGAGCTGTCTGGCTTCCCCGCGAAGACGCTTCTCCTTCTCGATTTGCTGTTCCTGGATGATCGCGACTTCATCCACACTCATTTGCTTCGTCTGTCTGGACCGGAGTTCCATCGCCATTCTCTGGGTCCCACCCAGTTGAGACGGCATATTGTTGACAGAATTCGCTCACTATAGGGAATAGTGAGTCTTCGCGGAATGCGCGGAAATAGTCAACTAGCACTTTGTCCGGAATTTCACGGTGCTGGTACACTTTTATGGCACTTTGCGTGTCTAAAATATCGTAGTTCAATAACGGCACTTCGCGTGACGATGTTTCCGTGTCCGTTTCACTGTCCAATGTCACTATTTCCGGCCCGAACACTTGCTCGAGAAACTCGTCTTCGAGGAACTTCAGCCTCCTCGCTTTTACtcgtctttttttttcttttttttttttggtttagaAAGACAGAAATCTtattacggacacctgggaagatagcccaggtagtgtggaaagactcacgcttccggcgcccctagaagaagGGCGGTTTCCTCTAGTAACTGTAGTTTAGAAATGTAGTAACGAATAATAAGTGTGTGATACTCGGTAGAGCGTACATAGAATATATGAGTGAAAGCGATGAATGGATGTATAGAGATGAATAAAGAGTGTATAACATATTGAACTCTACCGAATTTTTCTGAATGTGAATAGGTTTGTGCGTAACACGCTCGAAACTGGCTAGTTGCCAGTAATGTCGCTGTTGTTTCTTCTAACCATAACCAACTTGACATTCTTTTAGATGGCATTTACACAAACATGTTATCACCAGTTGATCCACTAAACGTATAATAAACTTTCACAAACAGATTCGCAGACAATACAAattctttatatttatgtacCAGGTGTAGAAGTATGAAACCggaatttttttgtaaaaattgcacgtctgttatttgaaaattataaaaaatattttactcaaAATAGTCTCCATTggagtttatacatttttcctACCTCTTCGGCAGGTTATGAATGCCACGCCAAAAAAACAATTCTTCCTTTGAAGCGAACCAGTTGTCGAGCCATTTTCGTACATTTTCATACGAATCGAAGTGTTGTTCGACAAATGCATGTCCCAATGCTGCGAATAGATGATAATCAGACGGAGTCAAGTCTGGAGAATAAGCCGCATGCGCTAGTATTTCCCAATTGAACGCCTCGATCGTATCCGTCACCCGTTTTGCTCTGTGAGTTCGTGCGGTATCCACTTgtccattttttcattttaccaATTTCAGTTAGGTGTCGCAATATTGTTGTATGCTCAACTTCCATTTTGATGGCATGTTCCCGTGTGCATACAGTTGGATTCGCTTCCACCAATGTTTTTAGCGTATCGTTATTGACAGTCGATTTGGGTCTACCGCGCGGTTTATTTTGTAAGAAAAAATCTCCagaaagaaatttttcaaaccaACGCTGTACTTTACGGTTGTTAGCGGTATTCTACCCAAATACCTGGTTTATATTGCGTGGAGCTTCTGTAGCATTATGACCAAGTTTATACTCGTATAAAAGAATTACACGAATATCGGTTGAATTCATATCGGTATAAAATTGTAACGTCCCGGGTACTAGAACCAGGTAttttacagcacttatgaagcaaagagcggcttttgcctatcaagcgactcgtttttactataactaattctaaaagaatgtgggatcgtcgtggcgtgtggttaaagagtgaaatctacaggttaaaacctttcattaattaggtatATTCAAGTAATGATGAGaaagagagttataattaacaatttctttagcgaatataaaaatgtatgtatgactgaattctataagcaaattggaaTATACTAGACTTGTTGATATCGCACAATATACATTGTTTTACAAAACagtcttaaatttctaattacatAATCTTAACAGTTTTACGCACTTTACATGTTTAACAGTAAAAGAGTGGGAAAAACAattgatttcaaatttaattttgtaacagcttaaaataatttggattattcatttgtacaTCTAATACATTTTAGGCGAAATTAATTTTGACTTAATTTCAGATGTTCCTGATATATTATTCATAGGAGCACATTTAGGATCGGTATCCggataattttgaataaaataattaatactaaaCTTCTGACCAGGATCCATACTAGAACGTGTTAAAATTTTACTAACTCCTTTTTAGATGGCAAATCACGCTCCTCATCATAATGCTCTTTCaatacaaaattgttcaatataACAACAATCTTGTTTACAATGAACCGAGTATAACGAGCAGACATAAATGTGCGCAATCCCTCAGTTTGAACAGTCCAAAACCAATGCTGGATTTCACGCATTCCGTTATCATAATtcttattcccaaatttccacgtgtaACCAAACGTTCCCTCATTACAAAAACAATATTTAAGAATCTTCGGCTGAGCAGAAACCCATCCCACCAACGGCGTCTTACGATAACCTTGGGCGTTTTGGCGCCAGACCCGCCGACGAACCGCCCAAACCGGTCGAACCACATTCCACCGTCGTGACTTCATCACTTTCGCCCTTTTCATCCGACGAAAGTACGATCGCCTCAACATCTTCCGCCTGGGACCCACACGAGCCATCATCCTCCGTCTTCGGAACCACGCACTTGTCAAGTAAAAATTaacttgaaataataaaaaacttttGGGTCGTCCACCGTAGTGAACGATACCTTTATTTTATAAGTATACAAGATTTATTAAGTACAATATGGGATCGGACAGTATTTCGATGTTAAAAGTTTGTAGTAGGATTGACAACTGACTCGGATAGCTGGGCGTCGGTCTTTTATACTTGAGGTTCGGAGCCCCGGTGGGGACGCGTGACGTAGGTTGATAAGAATTCTTATTGTCAAATTCTTATCGTCACACACTCAACATACTCCCAAAACGGATGCTCAGCACTAACAAACAACAAACGATTTCTTAACGTATCATCACATACACGCTCCTCATTTGCAACAAAAATAATAGGACCACgaaaatacagggtgtcccatagGAAAATGCTGAAACTAATCAGCTGTCATTTTTTAATGCATGCAGTTATTgagaaaacaaaaattgtattgaaAAGAGAAAAGTCTGCagtttttattgtatattaataaaatgtttgtatatcagtttattttattgataaaaagtaaagaaaaaaGTGCTAATAATCACACAAACtaatgataaatattttcaaagtgcGCACCATCTGAATCTGTACAAAATTCTATTCTTTTACGAAAACTCGTAAAAACTTTCTCTAAcatatcatttttaatgttattgACGATCCTTTTAATAGCTGCTATTAAATCTGGCACTGTTGTTGGATTTGTGGCATAACAATTGTCTTTAATGTATCCCCAAAGAAAGAAATCACACGGATTCAAATCCGGTGAGTATGGTGGCCATTCTAGCCCTCCTTGGCAAAATTTAGAGTATCCCAGACCAATGACTCGGCTGCCATACACTTTATGGATTGTTTCGAAGACCTCCTGAGTTCGGTGTGGCGTTGCTCCATCTtgcatgaaataaaaatctctGACTAGGCCTCTTTTTTTTTGCATGAGGGAAGAATTTTTGTTCAAGAATTTGCTTGTAACTTTCACCAGTGACTGTCGAGTCAAAGAATTGCAGATAAATTCCTTTGATTGAGATCGCAGCCCATACCGTTATTTTTTCTGGATGTAAAGCTTTAGCCAGGGAAACGTTGGGATTTTCCGACCCCCAAAATCGATAATTTTGCTTATTCACGTAACCATTTAGCCAAAAATGTGCTTCATCCgtgtaaattatgaatttttcatcAAGTTCTTCATTTTCAAACATTCCATTTATCGTCTTGCAAAATTCCACACGTTTCAACATAGCGCGCTCGGTTAGCAATTGATGAGATGTTATTTTATACGGATGcattttcagaaaatattttaaaatcctGTGTAATGttgtttttgatattttaagagCTTGGGCAGCTTTCCGAATGGAAGCATTTGGATTCTgttcgaaataatttttaattgcttcAATATTTTCTTCTACAGTTATAGACGCAGAAGGACCTGGCAGATCGTGTCTACGATCTTGAATAGTTCCatactgtataaaattattgataattctatgaaaaattaaaaaaaaaaacattattttACAGATTTATTGACAAAAAATGGAAATAACATAGCgcataaatttaaataagtaatgaATTTTTACCGTTTCAGTGTACTTTCGTTTGTAACTTTATGTGTTCCGTATTTAGTACGAAATCCTCTGTAAGCATTGCTATATATTGGGTTGGCAACTAAGTAATTGcggatttttttttagaaaatcaGACAATTTTTTCATGGAACTAAATAACTTTATTCTGTAATGTATTGCCCATTTTGATCAATGACCTTTTGCCATCTTTCAGGCAGCATCATAATCCCACGTTCATAAAACTTCTGGtttttattagcaaaaaactGAATCAGGTACGACTTGACATCATCATCATTATTGAAATTTCTACTGAAGTGGTTGCGTGGTTCGAATACACGGATTAATtaacttaaactattttattaaaataaacactTAACTATTTACAAACTAAACTAAGTACTAGAGACTACAAACTATTGCACAATAAAATTGGTCTTTGCACAAGATATGTAAACGCGCGTTGACAAGAGGACTATTGGAGTGTTCGGTGTGAGAGCTGGACATTGACTGCTTGATTGTACGTGAATCGGCCGATTTATATAGTCAATTGTTTTTCTCGAAATTTCTTGGTCGCGAACGTTCTAGCGCGTGGGCTCGCGAAGGTTCTTCCACGCTCGCGCTGTATAGCGAGCGTTCACGAATGTTTTTTTTCGCTCGTGCCGCATAGCGAGCGTTCGCGCGCGTCGAGAATTTTCGGCGGCGGTCCGCCACACTACCATTCAAGGAGTTTTGTAAAGATCGAAACAAAAAGTAATCAGATGGTGCAAGGTCAGGACTATATGGTGGATGTGGCAAAACATCCCAACCAAGCTCCAATAATTTTTGTCGAGTGACCAAAGATGTGTGTGGCCTTGCATTGTCATGATGGAATACAACACTTTCTCGATTTGTCAATTCGGGCCGCTTTTCTTCAAGTGCATTGTTTAATTTCGTTAGTTGTTCAATATAGACATCAGAATTGATCGTTCGGTTGGGTGGTAAGAGTTCAAAGTAGACAATTCCTTTGTAATCCCACCAAACTGATAACAAAACCTTCTTTTGATGAATATAAGCTTTTGATGTTGTTTGAGTTGGTTCACCTGGCTTACTCCACGATCTTTTCCGCTTGATATTGTTGTAAACAACCCATTTTTCGTCGCCAGTTATCAGTCGTTTTAAAAATGGATCATTTTCATTACGTTTCTTTAGCAAGTCGCAGCTGCTAATGCGTTGCGTTAAATGCGTTTCTTTCAGTTCGTGAGGAACCCATGTATCGAGTTTTTGAACATAGCCAAGTTGTTTTAAGTGATTTTCAATACATGTATGTGATACATGAAGCTTCTCTGCAATCTCACGTGTTATACTGTGACGATCCGAATCGATTATTGCTTTGATTAGGACGTCATCAACTTCAACTGGACGACCAGAGCGTTTTTCATCTTTGAGTGAAAAATCACCAGAACGAAATTTGGCAAACCAATTTTGACACTGCCGTTCTTTTAAGGCTTCGTCACCATAAACAGCACATAACTTTTTATGAGCTTGCGATGCGTTTTTCCCTTTGCGGAAATAAAAAAGCAAAATATGACGAAAATGTTCCTTttgattttccatttttcaacgaAGGCCAAACGAAAACTACGCAACCGATCAAAAAACTTTTTTTACTGATTGACAGCTGAATTGCCAACTATCAAATAACAAAATGTGTTTTACATTTGTACTACATCTGCCAACCTAAAAATTCAACTGAAGCCATCTACGAGTGAAATCCGCAATTACTTAGTTGCCAACCCAATATTTTACCTCTTGAAAAGAAGCACTCAATAAGATATACTTTCTCTTGCGTCGTTAAATGACTCATTTTGACGTGCGCGAACTTGTCCCAACCACAGCCAGAATAAAACTGCGGACGCTTATAAAGACAAAACAAATCATACGACGCTTTCTGAAGTTGTGGAAGAGGAGAAATAATCCTTTAGTTTCATGACACCCTGTACATTATCTTATCTTCCTTGCACTTAACAGGAAACGCATACCTCTTACCTTCCAATAACCTCTTAAGCATAGACTCTACATGGTACCTAATATCAAACTCTTCAAATACTATTACCTTATGATACTCTGACAATCCCTGAGAAGCAAACTTTCCAACACCAGgataaaaaacaaaatgtaaATTCTCTCGACCAATCAACCGTTCAACCAAACTAGATTTCCCTACATTCGAGGGACCATGCAAATACAAAGCTTTACGCTTATGAAACCAAGGTCCAATTGCCGAATTCCACCATAGAGCACAATCTAAAGCCCAACCTGAATATATATTCTCACATCGTTTAAAACTACGAAACACCTTTCGATACGACATCCTATACTCACGatggaaattttccaaatatcgaTACTTCTGCCAATGACTTGCAACAAATGGATCGGAATGCTTAAACTCTACTGTATGACGAGCCCAATGAACACACTGAAAGTAAAACGAAAAATCAGACACACGCAAACCAACATAATACAACCAATCTTACTTATATACTTTAAAACATTACGAGAAGATCGAACCGGTTGAATATCCAAAGACACACACTCATTAAAATAAATCTTACACATACTCAACATATCATGACAACAATACACCgacttaaaatttacaaatacatgaTAATGATAACTTACGGTATGTAAACTTTGATCTTTTTCACGCCCAACACAGACTTGCAATCAATCGATAAAATACGAAGCAATGTCCTCACGAATACTACTGTAGGCATAAGGCAAACGAAGAGTAATAAAAAACTTGTGACCGCCTTTCTTACAGCAACATTTCTTATGCAAAGCCAAATTCTTTGACTCTATAGGTTGCTGCAATGCCGACGACAAAACTACAGAACGCTTCGAACACAACTTAACGTCTCTACCGTCCGACCCAGACTGCGCCGCACAATCCTATACGCGGGCCTTAGTAACTCTAGAGGCCCGCTGAGCGTCGTACCCCCACTCCCCACCCACCACGAATTCCACGAAATCCGGACAGTCATCGCACCCGACCGCCGACCGCATGAACCGTTCTAAATATAGCTCCTCAAGGTCACTCCTCGATAGATAATCTCCATCGACGTCCTCTTCCTCGAACCGGACAAGAAGATAATGACCATCGGAATATACTTCTCCATCTCCACAAGACATATCACGAAGATGAACAACATTTTCCAACAGCACCGAATAGGTAGGCTGCACATCCACTGCTTGTAAGTGTGAACCACTTTCAATCAGTGGATCAAGACTCCGAATAGGATTCATAATCTACAAAAAAACACACAATCATTCGTTACAATTAACAGTCGATACTATAATCAGTAGTGTGAACGCACCCTCCGGTCCGCAAACGGACCTCCGTTATCCGTTATCGAAAAATTGGGGATCACGTTTGCGCATGTCGAGGTTTTCTTGGCACGTTTCAACGCGGCGCGACTTTTGGTCCTTAGTGAGCACTTTCGGTACTATCTTAGCGCACACCTTCCGCATGCCGATATGGTTCGTGACAATATCATAAACTTGAGTTTTCGGAATATTTAACATATCGGCAATTAAACGAACATTTGATTGTCGGCCCGAGTTCAACAGTTCCCTCACTCGCGTCACATTGTCGGCTGTGGTGGTCGTGGATGGCCGTCCGGCGCGGTTGTCACGTAATATTCgtgagaaaataataaaaattgctttTGTTCTGCTAGCCGTAGCTAACAGTACGTTAGTTATTTATTTCACaagtataataagtacaatataagtataatataagtAACTTCTTCGTGGCTGGTTAAAATGACGACTGACTCTGCTGTCTCCGGGCCTCCTTTTATACTCTGGTGGCCTGGGTATGGTAGGGTCCGGTGTGACGTAGTACTTTAGATAAGGATTTGGTTTGTTATCAATGTCACACTCTCATCGTATAAACTTATTTCCCAATCTCTACTTCCTCCGTTCCCCTTTCCCTGTTCTTTTTCTTCGATTGCCTTTGCTGTTTTTTCCGCCACGTGGCTAGGACCCACGCCATTCTCTTTATCCTTTGTTTCCTCTCCCTCGATCGTCCCATTGTTCTTACTCGCTACCCAGTCTTTTCTTGATACACTTATTCCCCTAACTTTATCGTAATCTAAACTATTGATACCTTTTGCGTCCTTGTACCTTTTTTTGTCCTTAACTTTCTCTTTCAACACCACTTCTGTCTCTTCTTCCGTCCAACACTCACCACGTACTTTTTCACAATGGCCGATCTCTTTAGCGTCTCTATTCGCCTCACCACGCCACCGTTTCCCCTTTCTCGGGCGCCACCGTCGCTCCCGTCTCCAATGTTGCCAACCTAATCTCCATCAACCTCTCGTTCCCATCTTGTCCGTTATTCTCATTGGCTACCGTTCTCGTGCTTACGCCAACTTCACTTCTCTGGATCTCCTTGATCCTCTTCTTCTCCTTTCCCCTTAACTCCTCTTGCTGTTCCTCTTCCATATCCCCATCTCTACTCCTCTTCCTACACTCCTCCGTCTCCATTCTCACTTCTAGCCTTTCCTCTGTCTTCTTTTCCTTATTCTCCTCCTCCCTTTCCTTCCTCGACGCACATATTACCGCGTCTTCTTCCTCTGCTAAATACTCCAGAGCCCAGCTCTTTTTCAGTTCGTCTATTTCCTCCTTTTCACCTCCTGTTTCTATTTCCTCATTCATCACCCTACTTTCCTCCTTGTTTATCTCTCCTTTATTTTCCTCCTCGCTTTCTCGTTCACTGCTGCTCATTCTTTCTCTTTCCATACATTTCCTTCTTCTCTCTCTGTTCCTTACTCTCCTCTCAACTCCTCCCCCCTTCACCTTCTCCTCCACTTCTACTTTTCCCCCGGTTATTGGCCAACCAGGGGAAACCTTTGTTTTCATCCAACTATTACTCGTCTATTTGTCCTCTTCTCCTCTTCCTTTATATTTACAAACAATTATCCGGTTCTACCACCTCCTATACACCTCAACTTATCCGCGCAAACTCAAAAAAAccgcaaaataatataaaaaaaacacTCGCATCGACGCTCGCACACCTCACTCACTCGCCGCCATCTTCTTCTCCTCGTTCAGTCCTACCAACCTATCCCCATTCACATCGGTCACCTCTCCACGTTCTTCCTTCTCATTGGCCAACTGCCCCGACACTTTACTAACTTCACTCCTCTTCTCTTCCCTAAtcctcttcttctccttccCCCTATGTCCGTCCTGTTGTTCCTCTTCTGCCTCCCTGTCTCTACTCCTCTTCCTACATTCCTCTGTCTCCATCCTTTCTTCTCTcatctctccctttctcttccCACAATGCTTTTCCTCCTCCTGTTCCTTTATTGACGCACTTATCACTGCGTCTTCTTCTTCCGCTAGATATTCCAGCGCCCAGTTTCTCCTCAATTCCTCTATTACCACCTTCTCTTTTCCTCCTTCTGTCCTTCTCTCCAACGCCTTACTCTCTACCTTCCTCACATCACCTCCATCTTCCTCGTCCAAGTCTTCCACTCTACTGCTCATTCCTCTTACACAtttcctttttctctctcttttccctTCACCCTTCTCCTCTCCTCCTTCCTTCGCCTCTCCCCCTCCTTTTATCTTTCCCCTGGTTATTGCCCAACCAGGGGAAATTTTCACTTTCATATACCCTTTATACGTCTATTTGTTGTCCCCTcggctcttattattattcagtaCACTCACTTA
The Megachile rotundata isolate GNS110a chromosome 5, iyMegRotu1, whole genome shotgun sequence DNA segment above includes these coding regions:
- the LOC143264507 gene encoding uncharacterized protein LOC143264507, which encodes MTLFNLSYMGVDNYAKESSAEQKPIPPTASYDNLGRFGARPADEPPKPVEPHSTVVTSSLSPFSSDESTIASTSSAWDPHEPSSSVFGTTHLSSGP
- the LOC105663682 gene encoding uncharacterized protein LOC105663682; protein product: MAKEIRNYLVANPIYSNAYRGFRTKYGTHKVTNESTLKRIINNFIQYGTIQDRRHDLPGPSASITVEENIEAIKNYFEQNPNASIRKAAQALKISKTTLHRILKYFLKMHPYKITSHQLLTERAMLKRVEFCKTINGMFENEELDEKFIIYTDEAHFWLNGYVNKQNYRFWGSENPNVSLAKALHPEKITVWAAISIKGIYLQFFDSTVTGESYKQILEQKFFPHAKKKRPSQRFLFHARWSNATPNSGGLRNNP